Below is a genomic region from Methanobacterium sp..
ACCAGATAAGTAGAATATTCAATAAAAAATCAGCAAAGACTTTATATTACACAAAAAGAAGAATATAATCTTATGCCGGGATAGTCTAGCCTGGTAAGGCGCAAGACTGGAAATCTTGTGGAGCTTTGCTCCGCCTGGGTTCAAATCCCAGTCCCGGCGTTTCATCAAAACATATTTTGTTAAGTAATATAGTTAGATGATAAATTTGATAGTTAGATGATAAATTTGAATTTAATGAAATAATTGAATGACAATTGAATGATCATTAATGAATCATAATCAATTAAACTCAATTACGGGGATTCAAGTAAAGTTTCAGCCAACCTAAACCGGTTTGGGACTGATGATCCGCATGAACCCCAGAGATAAAAAAAAATTAGTAGCATATAATGGAGGAAATTTTAAAATGGAAGAAGATTTCAAACATATGGTCCGGATCGCCCGTAAAGACGTAAACGGGAACAAGACCATAGTAAACGCCCTGACCGATATAAAGGGAGTGGGCAAGGCATTATCCAGTGCAATCTGCACCACCATGGATTTTGATCCAAACCAGAAAATAGGATATTTACCAGATGAAGAAGTCCTACGCCTGGAAGAAGCTGTGAAAAATCCTAAAAATGATATAATACCTGAATGGATGCTTAACCGTCGTAATGACTATGAAACTGGCCAGACAACCCACCTCATAGAATCAGATCTGGTGATGTGTCTCCGGGATGATCTCAACAGGATGAAGAAAACCCGAAGTTACAAAGGACGAAGACACGAAGTGGGACTACCAGTAAGGGGTCAGAGAACCAAATCCACCTTCCGTAAAGGAAGCTCCGTTGGAGTTAGAAGGAGAAGAAGAGGATAAAGTCAGGAGACGATTAACATGGGACATCCAAGAAAGGCTAGGAAACAATACGATACCCCTTCACACCCCTGGAATGCAGACCGCATAAAACAGGAAAACAAATTAGTACAAAAATACGGCTTAAAAAACAAGAAAGAAGTTTGGAAAGCCGAAACCATGATTAAAAGGTACAGGAGAGATGCCAGGGAACTTCTGGGTATGTCCAGTGAACACACCTCCCAGGAAAGACAGCAACTCCTGAACCACCTGATACGATTAGGTGTACTACCCGAGAACGCTAAACTGGAAGCTGTTCTGGACCTGACTGTGGAAGATGTGCTACGCCGCCGACTGCAGACCATGGTTCACCGGAAAGGACTGGCATACACTGCCAAAGAAGCAAGAGTATTCGTGGTTCACGGACACATCGCCATGAACAACCGGAAGATCGACTCCCCCAGTTACCTGGTAAAAAGAGGAGAAGAAGAACTAATTGGATACTATCCAGGTTCAGCAGTTATAAAACTCAAAATCCCTGAAACACCTAAAAAGGAAAAACCTAAAAAGGAAAGACCAAAAAGGGACTCATATCGAGGAAGAGGAAGGAGAAATAGGAGGTAAGGTGATAACATGGCAGAAAAAACGAAAGAAAAATGGGGAGTAGCCAACGTATACTCATCCTTTAACAATACCATCATCACCATCACCGATGTTACCGGAGCAGAAACCATCAGCCAATGGTCTGGTGGTAAAGTTGTCCGGGCCGACAGACAGGAATCATCACCCTTTGCAGCAATGGAAGCAGCAAGTCGAGCAGCAGATGATGTAAAGGAAAAGGGAATAGTAGGCCTGCACATTAAAGTGCGAGCACCTGGTGGAAACGGACCACGCTCACCCGGACCTGGAGCACAGGCAACCATCCGAGCACTGGCCCGTGCCGGAATCAAGATCGGAAAGATTGAAGATGTAACACCCATCCCCCACGATGGTACAGGAAGACCCGGTGGTAAAAGGGGTAGAAGGGTATAAAACGCGAAGTGTCTAGAATGGAGATAGAAATTAAAAACAGGGAAAATGACCAGTTAATCTTCACCGTGGATGGTGTGGATGTTAGTATGGTCAATGCCCTGCGCCGGATCTGCATGGTGGAAGTACCCACATTGGCCATTGAATCTGTGCAGTTCTTAAAAAACGATGCACGTATATTTGACGAAGCATTGGCCCACCGACTGGGACTGGTACCACTCACCACAGACCTGGAATCACTGGTACTGGCAGAAGACTGTGACTGTGAAGGGCAATGTTCCCGTTGCAGTGTATCCCTAGTCTTAAAAGGTAAAGGACCGAAAACACTCTATTCAGGGGATCTCAAATCAGAGGACCCTAATCTAAAACCTGTCCTGGACACCATTCCACTGGTAAAACTCAAAGAAGGAGAAGAAGTGGAACTGGAAGCTATAGCACAGTTAGGATTGGGTGAGGAGCATGCTAAATGGCAGCCAACCACCACCTGTGCTTACAAAAATTATCCTGAGATCAAGATAGACCCGGATAAATGCGAGGCATGTCTGGACTGTGTGAAAGAATGCCCCAGAAATGTCCTGGAATTTGATGAGAAAAATAACCAGATAATGGTGGTGGACCTGGAAAACTGTTCCATGTGCAGGACCTGTGTTAAGGACTGCCAGAACAATGCCATTACCGTAGAGATTGTGGAGGATAAATTCATCTTCCGCATTGAAACCGACGGTTCACTATCTCCTATAGATGTGCTAACTTTAGCATGCGATATATTATCAGAAAAAGCTGATAAAATCGTTACTTTTTGTGAAGAAGGAGGAAGTTAACTATGAAAACTAACCCCCAAATTAACCAACTCATAAAGATCCTCAAAGAAAAAGCCCGCCAGGAAGAAGCACCTCTCTGGAGGAACCTGGCTAAAAGGCTAGAAAAATCCACCCGCAGTCAGGCAGAGGTTAACCTTTCCAGAATAAACAGATACACCAGTGATGATGAAATTGTACTGGTACCTGGAAAAGTCCTGGGAAGCGGAGCAATGGACCACAAAGTCCAAGTAGCAGCACTGGACTTCTCAAAGCAGGCAGAAGATAAAATTGTAAGTGCAGGTGGCAAATGCCTGGACATCCCCCTTCTCCTGGAAGAAAATCCAAAGGGAAGCGGAGTAAAAATTATTCAATAATAAAGGTGTTAAAATGATAATAGATGGAGAAGGACTCGTCCTGGGAAGACTGGCAAGTACAGTCAGTAAGAAACTTCTCTCTGGGGAACGGGTAACAGTTTTAAATGCAGAAAAGATTATAATTTCTGGTAACAAGGATTGGGCCTACGCAAAATACAAACAAAGACTAGACCGGGCCAGCATATCCAACCCACGAAGAATGGGACCAAAATACCCACGCAGACCTGACGACATATTCCGAAGAACTGTAAGGGGAATGTTACCCTACAAACAGCCTAAGGGAAGGGAAGCATTAAGGGGTCTTCGAGTTCACGTGGGAATACCTATGGAATTTGCCAGCGAAGAAATCGGCCAGTTAGACGAAGCTCAGCCCAAAAACATCTCCAAGTCAGTGGAACTGGGAAGAATATCCCAACTACTCGGAGCCAAATTCTAAGTGAGGAAGTGTAATTATGAAGAAGGTTATTCACACTAGTGGAAAAAGAAAAACAGCCATCGCCCGGGGCAAATTCAGAGAAGGTAAAGGCCGAGTGCGTATCAACAAACGACCAGTGGAACTATACGACCCAGAACTGGCACGCTTGAAGATCAACGAACCCCTCACCCTAGCTGGAGACTTAATAGACCAGGTGGACATAGATGTTAAAGTCATCGGTGGCGGAGTTATGGGACAGGCAGAAGCCGCCCGTATGGTAATTGCCAAGGGCCTGGTACAGTGGACTGGAGACATTGAACTCAAAGAAAAGTTCAGTCAATACGACCGTACCATGCTGGTAGGAGACCCCCGAAGATCAGAACCCAAAAAATACGGTGGTCGCGGTGCCCGAGCCCGCAGGCAGAAGAGTTACCGATAAATTCATAACCCCATTATTTTATACTAAATTTATAAATAACATGAGGATTTATAGTAAAAAGAGGAGAACATGATTCCAGTAAGATGTTTGAGCTGTGGTAAGGTAATATCAGCCTACTTTGAAGATTTCCAGAAAAGGACTGAAATGGGAGAGGATCCCAAAGAGGTCCTGGATGATCTGGGACTAAATAAGTACTGTTGCCGGAGAATGTTCATCGCCCATGTAGAAGTTTGGTAGGGGCCGTAGGGTAGCATGGTCCATCCTCCCAGCCATTGAAAGAAGTTTCCAGGAACAGAGTTCTCTCTTTAACCTAGAGTGGAATTTATTCCCAAAGGGGATTTCTTACAACTGGAACGGGGATGGTCAATTCACCGGAATGCTGGCGACCCGAGTTCAAATCTCGGCGGCCCCATTACTATTACTCTTATCTAACTAAAAAAAATTTTATTTCACCAAAATAAAAAGAAGAGGAGAAAAACCATGGCAAGTAAAAAATTAAACCGTTTTGAAAGGGCCAGACTAATCGGTGCCCGAGCATTACAGCTTTCCATGGGAGCAAAGCCAATGGTGGATGTAACCCCTGATATGGATACAATTGACATCGCAGTTATTGAGCTTGACAAAAAAGTACTCCCATTAGATGTTCGGCCCTTGCAAACAGATTAGATTCTGTTTATATATTACATGTAGGGCTCATTAGGATAAGAATCATTATATAATCAAATGAACTAAAAAACCACTATTTTTTTATTGAAGAGGTGTTTTTTAATGGATAGTGTTATTGAAGACATCCGGGTTAGAAAAATTTTAGATAGCAGAGGAAACCCAACCCTGGAAGTGGATGTAATCACCTGGAACGGATTCGGAAGGGCAGCTGCACCAAGCGGAGCCAGTACCGGAGTTCGTGAAGTGGTCTCATTCCCCACCGGAGGGGTAGATGGTATTATAGAAGAAGTAGAGGATATAATCTCCGCTGAACTCATCGGCATGGACGCCGAGGACCTTCAGGAGATAGATCTGGTTTTAAAGGAAATTGACGGCACCGAAAACTTATCCGCCATAGGCGGTAACACCACCGTGGCAGTATCCATGGCAGTATCCAAAGCCGCAGCCGCATCCTACAACCTACCACTGTACAGATTCCTCGGGGGTAACATGCCATCGGCAATACCCTACCCACTGGGAAACATGATCAACGGAGGAGCACACGCCGGTCGTAACGCCCCTGACATCCAGGAATTCCTGGTCCTGCCAGTGGGTGCGGAAAACATCACCGAAGCAGTGTTCACCAATGCCGCTGTACACAAAAGAATAAGGGAAAAAATTGTAGCCAAAGACTCCCTATTCACCGGTGGAAAAGGAGACGAAGGAGGATGGGCACCCAACCTCACCAACCAGGAAGCCCTGGAAATCCAGGCCTCATCCTGTGAGGAAGTGTCTGACGAGACTGGTGTGCTGGTAAAACCATGCCTGGACATGGCCGCCAGTGAATTCTGGGATGCTGACGCTGAAAAATACGTTTACAAAAAAGAAGGAGTTAAAAGGGACACCGGAGAACAGGTAGACTACGTCAACCAAATCATAGACACCTACGGAATGTTCTTTGTTGAAGACCCCATCCGAGAAGGAGACTTCCAGGGATTCGCAGACATAACTAAGAAAGCCGGTCGGAAATGTTTAATCTGTGGAGATGACATATTCGTAACCAACGCCGATATACTGGCTGAAGGAATAGAAAAATCTGCAGGTAACTCCATAATCATCAAACCCAACCAGATCGGAACCCTCAGTGACACCTACGCCACTGTGAACCTGGCCCGAACCAACAGGTACGTACCAGTAGTATCCCACCGATCCGGTGAAACCACCGATGATACCATAGCCCACCTGGCAGTAGCCTGGAGCTGTCCCATCATCAAAACCGGGGCACTGGGCGGGGAAAGAATAGCAAAACTCAACGAACTCATCCGTATCGAAGAGGAAATGAGCAACCCCCAGATGGCAGATATCATCTGGTAATATCAAAAACCATCTCTACCTGTGTAATGAAATCAGGAATTTTATGAGGTTCGGGATATAGTTTGAAAATATTCGGATGGCTAAAAAAATAGCTCATCAGTGGGTTTTTAGTTCATCAGTGGGTTTAACGTCCATTAATTGGTAAAAATTACCCATTAAATGTTTAAGAATTAATATTCACACGCACCTTAGGGATGTGGAAAATAAATTTATAATTCAAGGAGAATCTTCAAATGGTTAAAATAACAATCAACCACGATAACTGCGACGGAGCAGACTGTGCTGAATGTGTGGATGTATGTCCCATGGAAGTACTGATCTTAGAAGGCGACAAAATCGTAGTAAAAAATAAGGAAGACTGCAGCCTTTGCGAAGTTTGCATGGACGTATGTCCCAACGAAGCAGTTAAAGTTGAAGAAGAATAAAAATCAAATTCCAAATAGTAAAAAAAAGAGGAATAAATCCATTCTACTAATTGGGGGATAAAATTTCTACCATATTAAAAAAAATTTTATTATACCAGGATTAAAAGAAAACCCCCCTTATGCAGATTTATCAAAAGAAATTTCCCATAAAAAAAGGATAAATAAAGTTACCTTAACCGGATAAACTTCCTCAAATTTAACTATTAAGATAATTGAAATACGAAAGGACTTATATATAGAGGTGGTAAGTTGTCAGAACTACTAATTCCATTAGACAAATATTTAGCAGCAGGATTACACATAGGAACACAACAGAAGACTAAGGACATGGAACGTTACATATACCGTGTACGAGCAGATGGACTGTACGTCTTAGATGTGCGAAAAACCAACGATAGAATCGTATCAGCCGCCAAATTCCTGGCAAAATTCGACCCAGGAGACATACTGGCAGTGTCAACCCGACAGTACGGTCAGACACCAGTGCGCAGATTCGGAGAACTCACCGGAGCCCGAACCATCCCTGGAAGGTTCATACCCGGAACATTAACCAACCCCAACTACGGGAAGTTCATAGAACCCGAAGTGTTAATGGTAACTGACCCCAGAAGCGACTCACAGGCTATAATCGAAGCAAAACAGATAGGACTACCTGTAGTGGCATTATGTGACACAGAAAACCTCCTGGGCAACGTGGACATAGTCATACCAGTAAACAACAAAGGAAGAAAAGCAATCGCATTAGTATACTGGTTAATGGCCCGACAGATACTACGGGAAAGAGAAGTACTGGCTCCTGAAGAGGACCTGGATATTCTCCCATCAGAATTCGAACTCAAAATATAAATGTATAATCCATAGGGGAACCCATAAAGGGACCCCCTAAACATAAATATTCCATCAGATCTCTTAAAAATTTTTAAGGGTTCTGTTAATGGCCCTTTGATTTTCGGATGATTTGATGGATAATGGCATTGGATTTGCATATTAAAATTACATGGGATTTGTGGTACATGGGATTTGTGGACAACCGGATGATTTTAGAATCTAAATGAAAAACGGTCTGTTCACGTCTTCAGATGGATTTACATACTAGGCCGATTCGTCCTTGTTTACACCCATTTGGAACATGGAATATCTTATCCTATAAGGTGGTATCTTATCCTATAAGGTGGTATCTTATCCTATAAGGTGGTATATTGTCCTATAAGACGGTATCTTATCTTATAAGAAGATATTTATCCTATAAGAAGTATTTAATTCAATCCCCCCATTACATGGGAGGAGATCTCATCAGCACCATGATGGTAATGCCCTCCTGATTCAAGGGGATGTTAATTTGATACCACTGTGCAAGGTAACATTCTACCACTTGAATAATCATTACCCAATTAATATCCAAATTATTACCCCATTAATATCAAAATTAGACTGGTATTAACCCATAATTCTCATAATAACTCCCAATTTACAATGTTAAAGCTCTTTAGTGATTGATAATATATTAAAGCTCTTTAATAATCTTAAAAAAAAATTGGTAAAAGTAGGTAATAAGAAACCTATATGCTAAACGGGGGATTTTCTATGATTAGAAAACCTGCAGTAGCAGGGATGTTCTATGAATCAGATGAAGATTCATTGAGAAAGAGGATTAAATGGTGTTACCAGCATAAATTAGGACCCGGTAGACTACCAGGGGAAATAGGGAATAAGAGGAGTATTAAAGGATTAATAGCCCCTCATGCAGGTTACCTGTATTCAGGGCCAATTGCTGCCTGCTCCTACCTGGAACTGGCAGAAGACGGCATGCCCGAAACCGTGGTTATACTGTGTCCCAACCACACCGGTATTGGATCCGGACTTTCCACCATGACTGAAGGCTCATGGCAAACACCCCTGGGAGAAGTGGGAATAGACCACCAGTTCGCTAAGGAACTGTTGAACTATTACCCCTTACTGGATGATGATCCATCAGCCCATGTACAGGAACACAGCTGTGAAGTTCAACTACCCTTCCTCCAGGAAATCAGCCCGGATTTCCAGATGGTCCCGGTGTGTATGATGATGCAGGACCTGGAAACCGCCAGAGAACTGGGAGAATCCATAAGTCACACTGCAAGTAAACTGAAACGGGACCTGGTGGTAATTGCCAGCACAGACTTCACCCATTACCAGCCCCATGATGTGGCCAAGGCACATGATAAGAAAGTCCTGGAATCCATTGCTGCCATGGATGAACTGGAAATGATGCAAAGGATACAGCAGTTCAATGTAACCATGTGTGGTTACGGGCCAGTGGCCGCCACCATTGAAGCATCAAGGGGTATGGGGGCCCATGAAGCCAGCATCCTAAAGTACGCCACCAGTGGCGATACCAGTGGAGACTACACTTCCGTGGTGGGATATGGCTCCGCAGTATTCAAATAGTATCTGCAGTGTTCAATGGGACAAAAACTAGAATAGATGCAAAGGATACTAGAAAATAGAATGTAAAGGGTACTAGAAAATAGAATATAACGGATACTAGAATAGGATTATAAAGATAACTAGATGATTGTGGAATAAGATAAACTTAAAATCTGAACTTCCATTTAAACTTCCATTTATAGATTATAAAAAAAATAATCTATTAAATTATGACTCCCCATTTAATTAACAAAGGGCATCAAATCTTTTAAAAAAGTACATTAAATTCTTTGAAACATTAAATGGTCTGAAAAATAGTAATAATGAAATTAAATACAAAAAACCAGGTATTAAAACTCATAGATAATCATTTCAGGGAAAAATATTAAGGGAAGGGGTTATTGTAAGGATAGAGTTATTGTGATAGAATTATTGTAAGGATAGAATATTATTTGGACAGATTTAGTGAACGGAGTTCAATCCAATGACAGTCAGGGCATCTGCACCAGGCAAGGCTATTCTTTTTGGAGAACACGCTGTTGTCTACGGAAAACCCGCCATAGCAGTGGCAGTTGATAAAAGAGCCAGTGTAACCATCCGTGAAGGAAGCAACGATCACATACAGGTGAAAATCCCTGAATTGAACGTTTACGGTGTAATAAATACAGAAACTGGTGATGTAAGTCAATTAAACAGTGAAGGCGAGGTGGATCAAAAACCCGGCACCACGGATGTCGGGATAATGAAATTCATCAAGAGTGCACTGTCTCAAACAGATCTAGGATCATCACTGGACCATGGTCTGGATATAACCGTGAACCTGGAAATACCAATCGGTGCAGGACTGGGATCATCCGCTGCCATCACTATAGCCACCCTGGCCGCAGCAGCACGCTACAAAGGCCAGGAACTATCCCTGGAAAACCTGGCCCAGATGGGTCATCAGGTTGAATTAGAAGTTCAGGGAGCAGCAAGCCCACTGGACACCACGGTATCCACCCTGGGAGGATTCCTCTACTTCACACGTGAAAGAGGAGCAGTAAGAATAAAACCAGCCCTGGAAATGCCCCTGGTAGTGGGTTACACCTCACAACCCGGTAACACCGGGATCCTGGTGGAAGGAGTCCGCAAACTCCGCCAGGCACACCCCACCATAATAAATCCCCTCCTGGATGTCATGGAAAAGTTGACCAACCAGGCCCGGGAATCCATCACCAGAGGAGAGGAAAAACAGGTAGGTGAATTGATGAACATCAACCAGGGACTCCTGGATGCACTGGGAGTTAACACCACCGAACTATCCCGCCTGGTATACCACGCACGCCGTGCAGGAGCCACGGGTTCCAAACTAACCGGGGCAGGTGGAGGGGGTAGTATCATAGCATACTGTCCCGGGAAAACTAGGGAAGTATTGGAAGAACTTGAATCAGTTGAAAACGCATTCCAGGTTGGAATATCATCAAAAGGGGTGACCTGGTGAGTAACAGAGGCCGCAATTATAATTCAAATGAATGGTGTTATGATGAAGTGTGGTGTATTATGATGAAGTGTGGTGTATTATGATTATCCTGAAACTGGGTGGAAGTGTAATCACCCGCAAAGATGCCACCAAACCCACCCTGAACCCGGTTAATCTGGATCGTATAGCCCAGGAAATAGCCCGGGCAAATATAGGGAAACTCATAATAATCCACGGAGCCGGCAGTTTCGGTCATCTTCACGCCAGGAAATATGAAATTGGCAGCCCCATCAATTCCACAGAAGAACTCCAAGAGAAAAAAATAGGATTCACCCTAACCCAGAACTCGGTTAAAATTCTCAATCATTTCGTATGTCACTATCTGTTGAAATATCAAATTCCAGCAGTGGCAGTACCACCATCATCATTCATAACAACCGAGAATAAGCGGATCAAATCGGCTAACCTGGAAATAGTGGAAAAATACCTGGAAATGGGACTGGTACCAGTCCTACACGGGGATGTGGTCCTGGATACCGATGAAAGTATTCAGATGGCCGTGGTATCCGGTGACCAGCTGGTTAATTACCTATCGGAGAAACTGAAGCCTGAGAGGATCATACTGAGCTCAGATGTGGATGGAATATACGACCGCGACCCCAAAACACATTCCCAGGCCCAGCTTCTGGAAGTGGTAAATTCCCTGGAGGATCTGAAATTCCTGGAGGGAGCACGAACCGTTGATGTAACCGGGGGAATGGCTGGAAAACTGGCAGAACTACTGGAACTGGCTGATAAAGGAATAGAATCGGAAATAATCAATGCCGATTGTGAAGGATTGCTGGAAAGTGCCCTGAAGGGGGAAAAAGTCAGGGGAACCATTATCCGCAAATAATCCTGAACAGATATCATAAATACAGATAGTATCCCTGATACCATGAAGACACATATCCAATACACCATAAAGACACATATCCAATACAATTATTCACTCCCCTGATTTAATCAAATTCAAATTCACAAATTCATTGGAAATAAAATAGGTATAACTCAATGTATAAATCATTTAAAATCGTAAATCATTAAAAAAAGAACAATTCACGAATAAGATTCATTACCGAAATACAGAATTATATTTAAGAGTATTAAATTCATTGAAATTATAAATCATTAAAAAAAGGAATTCAATTAGGAATAAGAATTCATTTCAGAATTCTAGATTATATTCAGAAGAGTATAAAATCATTAATAAAGATTCAAGAGTAAAAATTCAAGAGTTATAAACCTCATTAGTAAAAAATCAAGAATATGAATTCCTTAGTAAGATTCAAGAGCATAAATCATTAGCAAAGAAAGAATTTAACCCCCATAAAAGAGTTCATAAAAAAATCAAAGATTGATTCAAGAGTAAAAATAGATTCAAGAGCATAAATCATTAAAAATCGATATTCAAGAGAATAAAAGAAGGAATTACAATTAGAAATAGTAAAAAAGTGAGAATTAGACGAAAAGGAAGAGATTATGATTTCAGATAGAAAATTAGAGCATTTGCTATTATGTACCCACAGCGATGTGGAATACCATAAAAAAACAGGATTTAAAGATGTGGAACTTGTCCACAAGGCCCTTCCTGAAGTAAACCAGGAAGAAATAGATTTATCCACATCCTTATTAGGGAAAAATATGGATGCGCCTCTAATAATAACCGCCATCACCGGAGGACACCCCTCCTCAACAAAAGTAAACCAGAAACTGGCCCAAGTAGCACAAAAACTCAACATAGGCATGGGACTCGGAAGCCAGAGAGCAGCAGTAGAAAACCCGGAACTGGCATCTACCTACACTGTGGCCCGTGAAGAAGCTCCAGATGCACTACTAATCGGTAATATCGGGGCTCCTCAGATGGAACAAGCCCGCGAGGCAAGCCAAATGATGGACCTGGATGCACTGGCCATCCACCTAAACCCACTACAGGAGGCCATCCAGCCCGAGGGAGATTTGGACACCAGAGGATACCTGGAAAACATCCAGAAAACCGTGGAAATCATGAACATACCAGTGATAGCCAAGGAAACCGGTGCAGGTATCAGTGGAAACGACGCCCGGGCACTGGAAAATGCAGGTGTTAAAGCCATCGACGTGGCCGGAGCCGGAGGAACAAGCTGGGCAGCAGTAGAAACCTACCGATCCCGTGATAAAAACATGGGCGAACTCTACTGGGACTGGGGCATACCCACCGCAGCAAGCACAGCGGAAGTCAGCCAGTCAGTTCAGATACCAGTAATATCCTCTGGAGGGATAAGAAACGGATTAGAAGCAGTCAAAGCCCTGGCCTTAGGGGCAGATGCTGTGGGAATGGCATTACCAGTTCTCAAAGCATCATACCTTGGTGGGGAAGCACTGCTTTCATTCTTCCAAAAATTCCTGGCAGAAATCCGAGTGGCCATGTTCCTGGTGGGAGCATCCAAATTAGAAGAACTGCAAAAAACGGACCTGGTAATCCAGGGAAAAACTAAAGAATGGCTCCAGGAAAGGGGCTATGAAACAAAAATTTATGCAAGGAGGTCATCCTTATGAGTGTGGAAGTAATCGCCATTGGAGGATACGAAGAAGTGGGCAAAAACATGTCCGCAGTTAAAGTGGGGGATGATGTAGTTATATTTGACATGGGAATCAACCTGGACAGGATCCACATCCATGAAGACACCGACATAGCCCGTATGCACAGCCTGGACCTCATTGAAAGGGGAGTAATCCCTGACGACACCCTGATGAAGGATGTGGATGGAAAGGTGAGGGCCATAGTATTCAGCCACGGACACCTGGACCACATTGGAGCAGTTGCTAAACTAGCCCACCGATATGACGCACCCCTCATTGGAACACCCTACACCCTGGCACTGGTGGAAAACAGTATAAAACAGGAACGAAAATTCGAGGTTTCCAATCCTCTGCAGGTATTAAACTCTGGAGAGAAAATGCAGCTTTCCCCTGATATAACCCTGGAATTTGTGCACACCACCCACAGTATACCCCAGGCAGTACATCCAGTACTGCACACATCAGAGGGTATTATTGTCTATGCCAATGATTACAAATTCGACAATCATATGATGCTCAGCCCACCCCCGGATTACGAACGCTTAAGGCAACTGGGAAGGCAGGGAGTCCTGGCATTAATTGTGGAAACCACCAGAATGACCGAGACCAAACAGGAGAAAACCCACTCTGAGAAAGTGGCACGAATAGTCCTGGAAGACATAATGAAGGACATGCTCCCTTCCAATGAAGGATTACTGGTAACCACATTCTCCAGTCATATTGAACGTATCCAGGCTATATGTAACATTGCCCAGGAAAGCGACCGGAAGATCCTCCTCCTGGGAAGATCCATGGAACGATTCGGGAGTATAGCTGAAAAAATGGGAATTCTAAACCTACCTGCCGGTGCAAGCCTCTTCGGCAGCCCTAAATCAGTGAACCGGGCACTTGCCCGTGCTGAGGAGAATCGCTCTGATTACATACTGGTAACCACCGGACACCAGGG
It encodes:
- the rpsB gene encoding 30S ribosomal protein S2 translates to MSELLIPLDKYLAAGLHIGTQQKTKDMERYIYRVRADGLYVLDVRKTNDRIVSAAKFLAKFDPGDILAVSTRQYGQTPVRRFGELTGARTIPGRFIPGTLTNPNYGKFIEPEVLMVTDPRSDSQAIIEAKQIGLPVVALCDTENLLGNVDIVIPVNNKGRKAIALVYWLMARQILREREVLAPEEDLDILPSEFELKI
- the amrB gene encoding AmmeMemoRadiSam system protein B; amino-acid sequence: MIRKPAVAGMFYESDEDSLRKRIKWCYQHKLGPGRLPGEIGNKRSIKGLIAPHAGYLYSGPIAACSYLELAEDGMPETVVILCPNHTGIGSGLSTMTEGSWQTPLGEVGIDHQFAKELLNYYPLLDDDPSAHVQEHSCEVQLPFLQEISPDFQMVPVCMMMQDLETARELGESISHTASKLKRDLVVIASTDFTHYQPHDVAKAHDKKVLESIAAMDELEMMQRIQQFNVTMCGYGPVAATIEASRGMGAHEASILKYATSGDTSGDYTSVVGYGSAVFK
- the mvk gene encoding mevalonate kinase, coding for MTVRASAPGKAILFGEHAVVYGKPAIAVAVDKRASVTIREGSNDHIQVKIPELNVYGVINTETGDVSQLNSEGEVDQKPGTTDVGIMKFIKSALSQTDLGSSLDHGLDITVNLEIPIGAGLGSSAAITIATLAAAARYKGQELSLENLAQMGHQVELEVQGAASPLDTTVSTLGGFLYFTRERGAVRIKPALEMPLVVGYTSQPGNTGILVEGVRKLRQAHPTIINPLLDVMEKLTNQARESITRGEEKQVGELMNINQGLLDALGVNTTELSRLVYHARRAGATGSKLTGAGGGGSIIAYCPGKTREVLEELESVENAFQVGISSKGVTW
- a CDS encoding isopentenyl phosphate kinase, whose product is MIILKLGGSVITRKDATKPTLNPVNLDRIAQEIARANIGKLIIIHGAGSFGHLHARKYEIGSPINSTEELQEKKIGFTLTQNSVKILNHFVCHYLLKYQIPAVAVPPSSFITTENKRIKSANLEIVEKYLEMGLVPVLHGDVVLDTDESIQMAVVSGDQLVNYLSEKLKPERIILSSDVDGIYDRDPKTHSQAQLLEVVNSLEDLKFLEGARTVDVTGGMAGKLAELLELADKGIESEIINADCEGLLESALKGEKVRGTIIRK
- the fni gene encoding type 2 isopentenyl-diphosphate Delta-isomerase, with the protein product MISDRKLEHLLLCTHSDVEYHKKTGFKDVELVHKALPEVNQEEIDLSTSLLGKNMDAPLIITAITGGHPSSTKVNQKLAQVAQKLNIGMGLGSQRAAVENPELASTYTVAREEAPDALLIGNIGAPQMEQAREASQMMDLDALAIHLNPLQEAIQPEGDLDTRGYLENIQKTVEIMNIPVIAKETGAGISGNDARALENAGVKAIDVAGAGGTSWAAVETYRSRDKNMGELYWDWGIPTAASTAEVSQSVQIPVISSGGIRNGLEAVKALALGADAVGMALPVLKASYLGGEALLSFFQKFLAEIRVAMFLVGASKLEELQKTDLVIQGKTKEWLQERGYETKIYARRSSL
- a CDS encoding RNase J family beta-CASP ribonuclease — translated: MSVEVIAIGGYEEVGKNMSAVKVGDDVVIFDMGINLDRIHIHEDTDIARMHSLDLIERGVIPDDTLMKDVDGKVRAIVFSHGHLDHIGAVAKLAHRYDAPLIGTPYTLALVENSIKQERKFEVSNPLQVLNSGEKMQLSPDITLEFVHTTHSIPQAVHPVLHTSEGIIVYANDYKFDNHMMLSPPPDYERLRQLGRQGVLALIVETTRMTETKQEKTHSEKVARIVLEDIMKDMLPSNEGLLVTTFSSHIERIQAICNIAQESDRKILLLGRSMERFGSIAEKMGILNLPAGASLFGSPKSVNRALARAEENRSDYILVTTGHQGEPDALLPRIASGRTHFNVAQGDNVVISAPIIPNPTNAANRNLMERRLKGNGARIYTNAHVSGHAGREDHRDFIRMLQPEHIIPSHGDLEMLAAYTELAEEEGYKMGNDIHVLRNGQAQVFNGGV